One window from the genome of Streptococcus salivarius encodes:
- the hemH gene encoding ferrochelatase: MSKRAVLMMTFGSPEEITYEGVAEFFTNIRRGVRPEPHEIQTLYDNYVRIGGTPLQRITREEVDLVASALGEHASVYFANKFSRPFITDVIKEMENDGIEECLCLILEPHYSYYSVMGYEKFLKSEQIRFQIIKDWYREHDLLYYWADEIRNILDQIRDDSYKVIFSAHSVPVLALDFGDPYIDQIYDNTRLIVKILGLEEDQYNNTWQSESDIGIPWIKPDVLEYLHDEKEHPDHYIFVPIAFISEHIEVLFDNDVECKELCHELGVTYHRPPMPNSDTRLIKALLSTIQSHIDGDYRYYHPQLETFDELEAPSNTGQILEEEEDIQMPDFVKKLIAKKGRENVKMPYLVKKMLEKKYGKKYD, encoded by the coding sequence ATGAGTAAGAGAGCTGTGTTGATGATGACCTTTGGGTCACCAGAAGAGATTACCTATGAAGGAGTAGCGGAATTTTTCACGAATATCCGACGTGGTGTTCGTCCTGAACCACATGAAATTCAGACTTTATATGACAATTACGTACGAATTGGCGGAACTCCACTTCAAAGGATAACTAGAGAAGAAGTGGATCTGGTTGCTTCTGCTCTTGGAGAACACGCATCAGTATACTTTGCTAATAAATTTTCCCGCCCTTTTATCACTGATGTAATCAAAGAGATGGAGAATGACGGAATTGAAGAATGTTTGTGCTTGATTTTAGAGCCTCATTATTCTTACTATTCTGTCATGGGATATGAGAAATTTTTAAAAAGTGAGCAGATTAGGTTTCAAATTATCAAGGACTGGTACCGTGAACACGACCTACTCTACTATTGGGCTGATGAGATTCGAAATATTTTAGATCAAATTAGAGATGACAGCTATAAGGTGATTTTTTCAGCTCATAGTGTCCCAGTTTTGGCCCTTGATTTTGGTGATCCTTATATAGATCAGATTTATGACAATACTCGCTTGATTGTGAAAATTTTAGGCCTTGAAGAAGACCAGTATAACAATACATGGCAGAGTGAAAGTGATATTGGTATCCCTTGGATTAAACCTGATGTCTTAGAATACCTTCATGATGAGAAGGAGCACCCTGACCACTATATTTTTGTCCCGATAGCTTTTATTAGTGAGCATATTGAGGTTCTTTTTGATAATGATGTGGAGTGTAAGGAGCTTTGTCATGAGCTTGGTGTGACCTATCACCGTCCTCCTATGCCAAATAGCGATACTCGTTTGATTAAAGCCCTTCTTTCAACCATTCAGTCTCATATAGACGGTGACTATCGTTACTATCATCCTCAACTAGAGACTTTTGATGAGTTGGAAGCTCCTTCAAACACAGGACAGATTTTAGAAGAGGAAGAAGATATTCAGATGCCTGATTTCGTCAAAAAATTGATTGCTAAAAAAGGTCGAGAGAATGTCAAGATGCCATATCTAGTTAAGAAAATGCTTGAAAAGAAGTATGGGAAAAAATATGATTAA
- a CDS encoding cation diffusion facilitator family transporter, with product MKTKYAVWLAFLLNLSFAIVEFIAGGIFGSSAVLADSVHDFGDAIAIGISAFLESISNRKEDSHYTLGYKRFSLLGAMVTAVILMTGSGMVILENVSKLFHPQPINDEGLLWLGIIAISVNVLASLVIRKGQTKNESILSLHFLEDTLGWLAVILMAIVLRFTDWYILDPLLSLAISFFILSKAIPRFWSTLKIFLDAVPEGVNIQKIKTDLAELDHVASINQLNLWTMDGLEKNAIVHVCLEHVKHMEVCKESIRTLLKDCGFQNVTIEVDEDLATHRAHKRNIEELEAESEQQNHH from the coding sequence ATGAAGACAAAATATGCGGTTTGGTTGGCTTTTTTATTAAATCTAAGCTTTGCCATTGTTGAATTTATTGCGGGTGGAATTTTTGGTTCTAGTGCAGTTCTCGCTGATTCGGTCCATGACTTTGGAGATGCAATCGCCATTGGCATCTCAGCTTTTCTAGAGAGCATTTCCAATCGGAAAGAAGACAGCCATTACACCTTGGGCTACAAGCGTTTTAGCCTTTTAGGTGCCATGGTGACCGCTGTGATTCTGATGACAGGGTCTGGTATGGTGATTTTAGAAAATGTAAGCAAGCTTTTCCACCCACAGCCCATCAATGACGAAGGGCTTCTTTGGTTGGGAATTATTGCTATCAGTGTCAATGTGCTGGCGAGTCTGGTCATTCGCAAGGGGCAAACCAAGAATGAATCCATTCTCAGCCTGCACTTTTTGGAAGACACCTTGGGTTGGTTGGCCGTCATCTTGATGGCCATTGTTCTCCGATTTACTGACTGGTATATCCTGGATCCGCTCCTGTCCCTTGCCATTTCCTTCTTTATTCTATCAAAAGCCATTCCACGTTTTTGGAGCACGCTCAAGATTTTCCTGGATGCTGTACCAGAAGGGGTGAACATCCAGAAGATAAAGACGGATTTGGCTGAATTGGACCATGTTGCTAGTATCAATCAGCTCAATCTCTGGACCATGGACGGCTTAGAGAAGAATGCTATTGTCCATGTTTGTCTGGAGCATGTCAAGCATATGGAGGTCTGTAAAGAGTCTATCCGCACCTTGCTTAAAGACTGTGGCTTTCAAAATGTCACCATCGAAGTGGATGAAGACCTAGCAACTCACCGCGCCCACAAGCGAAATATCGAAGAGCTGGAAGCAGAAAGTGAGCAGCAAAACCATCATTAA
- a CDS encoding TetR/AcrR family transcriptional regulator, whose amino-acid sequence MTAQDRRITKTRKAIYQAFLRLLNQKDYETITVQEIIDLADVGRSTFYSHYESKELLLDELCQKLFHHLFERAQHLSPQDYLAHIFQHFKKNQDHVTSLLLSKNDYFIRQLRKELEHDVYPMVAEELIQSHPTIPHSYLKHLVVSHFIETLSWWLKKGKSYSEQEAVQFYLEILKVGSN is encoded by the coding sequence ATGACTGCACAAGATCGTCGCATTACCAAGACTAGAAAAGCCATCTATCAAGCTTTCTTGCGCTTACTTAACCAAAAAGATTATGAGACCATCACCGTTCAGGAGATTATTGACTTGGCTGATGTAGGACGTTCGACCTTTTACAGCCATTATGAGAGCAAAGAGTTACTACTGGATGAGCTCTGCCAAAAACTCTTTCACCATTTGTTTGAGCGTGCTCAACACCTCTCTCCACAAGACTACCTAGCACATATCTTTCAACATTTTAAGAAAAATCAAGACCATGTAACCAGTCTCTTACTCTCCAAAAATGATTATTTTATCCGGCAACTGCGAAAAGAGCTAGAACATGATGTCTATCCAATGGTTGCCGAGGAGCTGATTCAATCGCACCCAACCATCCCTCACTCCTATCTCAAGCATCTGGTCGTCAGCCATTTCATTGAAACCCTCAGCTGGTGGTTGAAAAAAGGCAAGTCCTATAGCGAGCAGGAAGCTGTCCAGTTTTATTTGGAGATACTGAAAGTTGGTTCAAACTAG
- a CDS encoding SDR family NAD(P)-dependent oxidoreductase: MVKTILITGATDGIGKHLAKKLASEGHQVILHGRNPQKLELALQEVRAVSLRGRVSSYLADFSKLDDVYRFAEEIKRDFQRIDVLFNNAGLYAGKERKASAENVELTFMLSVLVPYMLTTELSPLLEKAADGRVINTSSYMHHFAKVKDLDFGFENNYHPGLAYNNSKLYTIWMTRYLARDFFLRGSNITINAYHPGLISTNLGNHSSDERTKKSLFRRLMKSLSKDLDQGIETGYYLTLSEEVRGLTGYYFDEKKVKPVSEKGYSFEKARKLMDYCQEKIIMFKEKQDF, encoded by the coding sequence ATGGTCAAAACTATTCTAATAACCGGTGCTACGGATGGCATTGGAAAGCACTTGGCAAAGAAACTGGCTAGTGAAGGCCATCAGGTCATTCTTCATGGACGAAATCCTCAAAAACTGGAATTGGCGCTTCAAGAGGTTCGGGCAGTTTCCCTGAGAGGCAGAGTTTCAAGCTACTTGGCAGATTTTTCAAAATTAGATGATGTTTATCGATTTGCGGAGGAAATCAAGCGAGATTTTCAAAGGATCGATGTCTTGTTTAACAATGCGGGACTGTATGCAGGAAAAGAACGAAAAGCGAGTGCTGAAAATGTCGAGTTGACTTTTATGTTATCCGTTCTGGTTCCCTATATGTTAACAACTGAGCTAAGCCCTTTGTTAGAAAAAGCAGCTGACGGCCGTGTCATTAATACTTCTTCCTATATGCATCATTTTGCCAAGGTCAAGGATTTGGACTTTGGATTTGAGAACAACTATCATCCAGGATTGGCCTATAATAATTCCAAACTCTATACCATTTGGATGACACGCTATCTAGCAAGAGACTTCTTTTTAAGAGGTTCAAACATCACCATTAATGCCTATCATCCTGGCTTGATTTCAACCAACTTAGGGAATCATTCTAGTGATGAAAGGACGAAAAAGTCTCTCTTCAGACGCTTGATGAAGTCTCTTTCAAAAGATCTAGATCAGGGAATCGAAACAGGCTATTATCTCACCTTATCAGAGGAAGTCAGGGGCTTGACAGGCTACTATTTTGATGAAAAGAAAGTCAAGCCGGTATCTGAAAAAGGCTATTCATTTGAAAAAGCACGGAAATTAATGGATTACTGCCAAGAAAAAATTATAATGTTTAAAGAAAAGCAGGATTTTTAA
- a CDS encoding alpha/beta fold hydrolase, with protein MSYLTTKNQYITVDGNKIAYRELSKGKSKLPLLMLVHLAATLDNWDPKLLDLIAEKHHVIVVDLPGVGASQGKVAPTIPGMAEQTIDFVKALGYDKINLLGLSMGGMIAQEMIRIKPDLVNRLILAGTGPRGGKEIDKVTVKTFNYMFKAGLERIDPKRYIFYNHDEQGKIEALKVLGRMGMRTKGFADKDMSVPGFLTQLKAIKRWGKDSQDDLRFITQPTLIVNGDKDMQVPTENSYDMHEKIKDSKLIIYPNAGHGSIFQYAEEFSKELIAFLED; from the coding sequence ATGTCATATCTTACAACTAAAAATCAATACATCACTGTCGACGGGAACAAAATCGCCTATCGCGAACTCAGCAAAGGCAAATCAAAACTACCTCTTCTAATGCTGGTCCATTTGGCAGCAACCCTGGACAACTGGGATCCAAAACTTTTGGACTTGATTGCTGAAAAACACCATGTGATTGTGGTCGACCTTCCTGGTGTCGGAGCCAGTCAAGGCAAAGTGGCGCCAACCATTCCTGGAATGGCTGAGCAGACAATTGACTTTGTAAAAGCCCTTGGTTACGATAAAATCAATCTCCTAGGTCTTTCTATGGGAGGCATGATTGCCCAAGAAATGATCCGAATCAAGCCTGATTTGGTCAACCGTCTCATCTTGGCAGGAACAGGACCTCGAGGTGGAAAAGAGATCGATAAGGTTACAGTGAAAACCTTTAACTATATGTTTAAAGCGGGACTTGAGCGCATCGATCCTAAACGCTATATCTTCTATAACCATGATGAACAAGGAAAAATCGAAGCTTTGAAAGTCCTCGGACGAATGGGAATGCGAACCAAGGGATTTGCGGACAAAGACATGAGTGTGCCTGGTTTCTTGACGCAACTCAAAGCTATTAAACGTTGGGGGAAAGATTCTCAAGACGACCTAAGATTTATCACTCAACCAACCTTAATCGTCAACGGCGACAAGGATATGCAGGTTCCAACGGAAAATTCTTATGATATGCATGAAAAAATAAAAGATAGTAAGCTGATTATCTATCCAAATGCTGGTCACGGCTCTATCTTCCAATATGCAGAAGAATTTTCAAAAGAACTCATTGCTTTCTTGGAGGACTAA
- a CDS encoding NADP-dependent oxidoreductase, which yields MKAAQHTTYNKKNITLNITEIAKPSITDKEVLVKVTAAGVNPLDNMISRGEVKMIVPYKLPQTAGNEVVGIIEEIGRQVKNLKVGDRVFGRLPLDHIGAFAEYVAVDNQALAKVPDYLSDEEAAAVPLTALTIMQALELMGAQAGKTIFISGGTGGVGGMAIPIAKAKGLTVITNGAGDSAERVLKLGADRFIDYKTEDYTKTVSQVDYVLDTLGGAETEKQMSIMKKGGQLVSLRAMPNGDFAKRMNLPKWKQILLGLAGRKFDKMADKYGVHYHFIFVESNGTQLQEVSDLFSKLEIKPSIDTVYPFEEVNSALDKVANGRSRGKTVLSFKK from the coding sequence ATGAAAGCTGCACAACATACTACTTATAACAAAAAGAATATCACTCTTAACATCACAGAAATCGCAAAACCAAGTATTACAGATAAAGAAGTTTTGGTCAAAGTCACCGCAGCTGGTGTTAATCCTCTGGATAATATGATTTCCAGAGGAGAAGTCAAGATGATCGTCCCTTACAAGCTCCCACAAACTGCAGGTAATGAAGTAGTCGGTATCATTGAAGAGATCGGTAGACAAGTCAAAAATCTCAAAGTCGGAGACCGAGTTTTTGGACGTTTACCACTTGATCATATTGGTGCCTTTGCAGAATACGTAGCCGTCGATAATCAGGCTCTAGCCAAGGTTCCAGACTATCTGTCTGACGAGGAAGCCGCTGCTGTGCCTTTGACAGCCTTAACCATTATGCAAGCCTTAGAACTCATGGGAGCTCAAGCTGGCAAAACCATCTTTATCTCTGGTGGTACAGGCGGTGTCGGTGGAATGGCCATTCCAATCGCTAAAGCTAAAGGTTTAACAGTCATCACCAATGGGGCTGGAGATAGTGCTGAGCGAGTTTTGAAGCTAGGAGCAGACCGTTTTATCGATTACAAAACAGAGGATTATACAAAAACTGTTAGCCAGGTTGATTATGTCCTCGATACCCTTGGGGGCGCTGAGACTGAAAAACAAATGTCTATCATGAAAAAAGGTGGTCAGCTTGTGTCCCTCCGTGCGATGCCAAATGGTGACTTTGCCAAACGGATGAACCTGCCAAAATGGAAACAGATCCTACTTGGCTTAGCCGGTCGCAAATTTGATAAGATGGCTGACAAATACGGCGTTCACTACCATTTTATCTTTGTGGAAAGCAATGGCACTCAATTACAAGAGGTATCTGACCTCTTTAGCAAGTTAGAAATCAAGCCATCTATCGATACAGTCTATCCATTTGAAGAAGTGAATAGCGCCTTAGACAAGGTCGCTAATGGTCGCTCACGTGGAAAAACAGTTCTCAGCTTTAAGAAATAA
- a CDS encoding Rrf2 family transcriptional regulator, which produces MDTKFSVALHILTMISESKETLSSQALAESVGTNASYIRKVIALLKNAGLIQSQQGKTGYQLSKSPKDITLLNIYFATQEVSHISLFPVHQNSNPDCPVGQHIQGAVSPLFASTEAQLEKELAHQTLEDVINNLYKDAKQKRN; this is translated from the coding sequence ATGGATACAAAATTTTCAGTTGCTTTGCATATCCTAACCATGATTAGTGAGAGTAAGGAAACCCTAAGTTCTCAAGCTCTGGCTGAGAGTGTTGGGACCAACGCTAGTTATATTCGTAAGGTGATTGCCTTATTGAAAAATGCTGGACTAATCCAGTCTCAGCAAGGAAAAACGGGCTACCAACTTAGTAAATCGCCAAAGGACATCACCTTACTTAACATTTATTTTGCGACACAAGAAGTCAGCCACATCAGCTTATTTCCTGTTCACCAGAATAGCAATCCCGATTGTCCCGTTGGACAACATATCCAAGGAGCAGTTTCGCCACTATTTGCTAGCACTGAAGCTCAACTTGAGAAGGAACTAGCCCACCAAACCTTAGAAGATGTCATTAACAATCTTTATAAAGATGCCAAACAAAAACGAAACTGA
- the pnuC gene encoding nicotinamide riboside transporter PnuC, with product MNTYIQKRLAKMQMTLDEMSGGYRRIVTGMKKLGFGGSLKAIWDDLFANRSLGAWIYLLVLGSFPLWLELFYEGRIVDWTGMICSLTGIICVIFVSEGRASNYLFGLINSIIYLVLALQKGFYGEVLTTLYFTAMQPIGLLVWIYQAQFKKEQQEFVARKLDTVGWTKYLSISVLWWLAFGLIYQSIGANRPYRDSITDATNGVGQLLMTAVYREQWIFWAATNIFSIYLWWGESLQIQGKYFIYLINSLVGWYQWSKAAKKA from the coding sequence ATGAATACTTATATCCAAAAGAGACTTGCTAAGATGCAGATGACACTTGACGAAATGTCTGGTGGTTATCGTCGCATAGTTACTGGGATGAAGAAGCTAGGGTTTGGAGGTAGTCTAAAGGCTATCTGGGATGATCTTTTTGCTAATCGTAGTCTTGGAGCCTGGATTTACCTTCTGGTTTTAGGAAGTTTCCCACTGTGGTTGGAGCTTTTTTATGAGGGTCGCATAGTGGATTGGACTGGGATGATTTGTAGCCTAACAGGTATTATCTGTGTGATTTTCGTATCAGAAGGTCGTGCGAGTAATTACCTCTTTGGTTTGATTAATTCCATCATTTATCTGGTGCTTGCCCTCCAAAAAGGCTTTTACGGTGAAGTTTTGACAACTCTTTACTTCACAGCCATGCAGCCGATTGGTCTTTTAGTTTGGATCTATCAAGCGCAATTCAAAAAAGAACAACAAGAATTTGTTGCACGTAAGTTGGATACCGTGGGATGGACCAAGTACCTCTCAATTAGTGTACTTTGGTGGCTAGCTTTTGGTCTTATTTACCAGTCAATTGGAGCTAATCGTCCTTATCGTGATTCTATTACTGATGCGACAAACGGTGTTGGTCAGCTCTTGATGACAGCTGTATATCGTGAGCAATGGATTTTCTGGGCAGCCACTAATATTTTCTCTATCTACCTCTGGTGGGGAGAAAGCCTTCAAATTCAAGGGAAATACTTCATTTATCTTATCAACAGTCTAGTTGGTTGGTACCAATGGAGCAAGGCGGCAAAGAAAGCTTAA
- a CDS encoding PhzF family phenazine biosynthesis protein: protein MPMSQYTIPQFIVDAFTDTVFKGNPAAVCLLDEWLSDNTLQNIAKENNLSETAFTVKKNGYYDLRWFTPGGEIDLCGHATLATAFVLFQFIEVDVDSLTFTTQSGELLVTKRGDLYELNFPVYSMHQVPVTSEMEKAIGVRPLEAWLGRDLVCILPHENDVIAATPDFDKVKALDGLLLNITAKGTNYDTVTRSFAPKLSVMEDPVCGSGHCHVIPLWANKLGQVEFRAYQASKRSGHLICRLEDDRLYLAGKAALYSRGEIYVTD, encoded by the coding sequence ATGCCAATGAGTCAATATACCATCCCTCAATTTATTGTAGATGCTTTTACAGATACCGTTTTTAAAGGGAACCCAGCTGCTGTTTGTCTTCTGGACGAATGGTTGTCGGATAATACCTTACAGAATATTGCCAAAGAAAATAATCTCTCTGAGACAGCTTTTACGGTTAAAAAGAACGGCTATTACGATTTACGTTGGTTTACTCCCGGTGGAGAAATCGATTTGTGTGGTCATGCTACTTTAGCAACTGCTTTCGTTCTCTTCCAATTTATAGAAGTGGATGTTGATAGTCTAACCTTTACAACTCAGAGTGGGGAGCTTTTGGTAACCAAAAGAGGGGACTTATATGAGCTGAATTTCCCAGTTTACTCGATGCACCAAGTTCCAGTAACAAGTGAGATGGAAAAAGCAATCGGTGTCCGTCCGCTTGAAGCCTGGCTTGGAAGAGACCTAGTCTGTATCTTACCCCATGAAAATGATGTTATTGCTGCGACTCCAGATTTCGATAAAGTAAAAGCATTAGATGGCTTACTCCTAAATATCACAGCCAAAGGTACAAACTATGACACCGTTACGAGAAGTTTTGCTCCAAAATTGTCAGTCATGGAAGATCCGGTCTGTGGATCAGGTCATTGTCATGTCATTCCTTTATGGGCTAATAAGTTAGGACAAGTAGAATTTAGAGCTTATCAAGCCTCTAAGAGAAGTGGTCATCTTATTTGCCGATTAGAAGACGATAGGCTTTATCTTGCGGGAAAAGCTGCCCTCTATAGCCGTGGCGAGATTTATGTGACAGACTAG
- a CDS encoding ABC transporter permease/substrate-binding protein — MSKLLATFQERFGDWVTALGQHLQLSLLTLLLAIFLAVPLAIYLSTRKRASNWVLQLAGVFQTIPSMALLGLFIPIMGIGTLPALTALVIYAIFPILQNTITGLQGIDPSLEEAGVAFGMTKWERLRKFEIPLAMPVIMSGIRTAAVMIIGTATLAALIGAGGLGSFILLGIDRNNASLILIGALSSAFLAIAFNLLLKWMEKAKMRTIFAAFAVMFLGLGASYAPNIIPHKEKDNLVIAGKLGPEPEILANMYKILIEENTDMTVTVKPNFGKTTFLYEALKKGDIAIYPEFTGTVTESLLKPAPQVGHDPEAVYRAARDGIKKQDNLVLLKPMAYQNTYAVAVPKKIAQEYGLKTISDLKKVEGQLKAGFTLEFNDREDGNKGLQKVYGLNLQVSTMEPALRYQAIQSGNIQITDAYSTDAELARYDLVVLEDDKQLFPPYQGAPLMKAKLLEKHPELEAVLNKLAGKITESQMSQLNYQVGVEGKPANQVARDFLVKEGFIKK, encoded by the coding sequence ATGTCTAAACTACTTGCAACTTTTCAAGAACGCTTTGGAGACTGGGTCACTGCACTGGGGCAACATTTGCAACTGTCATTACTGACCTTGCTCCTTGCTATTTTTCTGGCTGTTCCATTGGCAATTTATTTAAGTACGCGCAAGAGAGCGAGCAACTGGGTCCTACAGTTAGCTGGGGTCTTCCAGACCATACCTTCCATGGCCCTTTTGGGGCTCTTCATTCCCATCATGGGGATTGGGACGCTTCCGGCCTTGACAGCTCTGGTCATCTACGCCATTTTCCCCATCCTTCAAAATACCATCACCGGTTTGCAGGGGATTGATCCAAGCCTTGAAGAAGCAGGGGTCGCCTTTGGGATGACCAAGTGGGAAAGACTCAGGAAGTTTGAGATTCCCTTGGCCATGCCCGTCATCATGTCTGGGATTCGGACAGCAGCTGTAATGATTATCGGGACGGCTACCCTCGCTGCCTTGATTGGAGCAGGGGGGCTTGGTTCCTTCATCCTTCTGGGGATTGACCGCAATAATGCCAGTCTGATTTTGATTGGTGCTCTGTCTTCTGCCTTTTTAGCCATTGCCTTTAACCTTCTTCTCAAATGGATGGAAAAGGCCAAGATGCGGACCATCTTTGCGGCCTTTGCTGTGATGTTCCTTGGTTTGGGAGCTAGCTATGCTCCAAACATCATTCCCCATAAGGAGAAAGACAATCTCGTCATCGCTGGTAAGTTAGGTCCTGAACCGGAAATTCTAGCCAATATGTACAAGATTTTGATTGAAGAAAATACGGATATGACAGTGACCGTTAAACCAAATTTTGGTAAGACCACCTTCCTCTATGAAGCTCTGAAAAAAGGAGATATCGCGATCTATCCCGAGTTTACAGGGACCGTGACCGAAAGTCTCCTCAAGCCGGCACCACAAGTCGGCCATGATCCAGAAGCAGTCTATCGAGCAGCGCGTGATGGTATTAAGAAACAAGATAATCTAGTTCTACTTAAACCTATGGCTTATCAGAATACCTATGCTGTCGCGGTGCCTAAGAAAATTGCCCAGGAGTATGGCCTCAAGACTATTTCAGATTTGAAAAAGGTGGAAGGACAACTCAAGGCAGGATTTACACTAGAGTTTAATGATCGAGAGGATGGGAACAAAGGCTTACAGAAGGTCTACGGACTCAATCTTCAAGTCTCCACCATGGAGCCAGCCCTTCGCTACCAGGCTATCCAGTCCGGTAATATCCAGATAACAGATGCCTACTCTACAGATGCCGAGCTTGCTCGCTATGACCTCGTGGTCCTAGAAGATGACAAGCAACTCTTCCCGCCATATCAAGGGGCCCCACTCATGAAAGCTAAATTACTGGAAAAACATCCAGAATTGGAAGCAGTTCTCAATAAACTAGCTGGTAAAATCACGGAGAGTCAAATGAGTCAGCTCAACTACCAAGTGGGCGTAGAAGGTAAACCAGCTAACCAAGTAGCACGTGACTTTTTGGTCAAAGAAGGGTTTATCAAGAAATAA
- a CDS encoding ABC transporter ATP-binding protein codes for MIEYKHVVLRYTDTDILKDVNLRIEQGEFMVLVGPSGSGKTTMLKMINRLLEPTDGNIYMDGKQIKDYDERELRLSTGYVLQAIALFPNLTVAENIALIPEMKGWSKEEIAKKTEELLTKVGLPVDEYGHRLPSELSGGEQQRIGIVRAIIAEPKILLMDEPFSALDAISRKQLQALTRDLHKEFGMTTIFVTHDTDEALKLGDRIAVLQEGEIVQVANTETILAQPVNDFVADLFGGAYHV; via the coding sequence ATGATTGAATACAAACATGTAGTCCTGCGCTACACGGATACTGACATTTTAAAAGATGTCAATCTCCGTATTGAGCAGGGAGAATTTATGGTTCTTGTAGGACCTTCAGGATCTGGGAAAACTACCATGCTTAAGATGATCAATCGTCTTTTGGAGCCGACAGATGGCAATATTTATATGGATGGCAAGCAGATTAAAGACTATGATGAACGAGAGTTACGTCTTTCTACCGGTTATGTCCTTCAGGCCATCGCTCTATTTCCAAATCTAACTGTTGCTGAGAATATTGCTCTCATTCCTGAGATGAAGGGCTGGTCTAAGGAAGAAATTGCTAAGAAAACTGAAGAGCTTTTGACTAAGGTTGGCTTACCCGTAGATGAGTATGGGCATCGCTTACCAAGCGAGTTATCGGGTGGGGAGCAACAGCGGATTGGCATTGTGCGGGCCATCATTGCAGAGCCCAAAATCTTGCTGATGGACGAACCCTTTTCAGCCTTGGATGCTATTTCTCGCAAGCAATTGCAGGCTCTTACAAGAGACTTGCACAAAGAATTTGGTATGACCACCATCTTCGTTACTCATGATACGGACGAGGCCTTGAAATTAGGCGATCGGATTGCGGTACTGCAAGAAGGAGAGATTGTACAGGTGGCGAATACTGAGACCATCCTAGCCCAGCCAGTCAACGACTTTGTTGCGGATTTATTTGGAGGTGCTTACCATGTCTAA